The Podospora pseudopauciseta strain CBS 411.78 chromosome 2 map unlocalized CBS411.78m_2, whole genome shotgun sequence genome has a window encoding:
- a CDS encoding uncharacterized protein (COG:S; EggNog:ENOG503NZBZ), whose amino-acid sequence MSLSPPPGDRLDQLLDDLETASKIPAKRRQTSIKPTVEKTTSLLYDRGALPDDLIRLVDLLTQHNHLDQASLSAITRNLYPLGKVSDEVLLRIVGALGHGHLKPSFPLQSLFLKWLVMVYHLLQNPTILSQTYAVLFNLLDSAAIRPQLCHLLALITRRKHVRPFRIQTILALSRQTGGDPNLTGLLRVFKNYYPEIIVGDITKGRAAAFKHPDVQWRERLNEIQQQHFDRHEDDGTRNGFAVSHALGRRLKGARALIPNVHTLHAHETSVTLEEFDSAEGFVNSLEKIEMPSQLVAVLADPLLQKFLLLRPSQEASQRISNWLMACVGDVASGDTHPSFLLDMVEVIRDYVLSTKELSPVLMEFFQSFLQTWNGLDKRDIVLETLSYLPLLDFTELSPLFTLLQSKLLNNTPQSQLALLTFYTLLLNNWTTRLLSRPASSLPSQPVTSIPSLLTHVNPLCLTLSQSSPSVSTSLAILDFYTATGRIYSSPILLLHIPIAIPPPLLVYNLAFSPSLTVLSRLCSILTVYKIAWETVITKKTSPQQQQRKPSQEEWSQINIFNGFLMDICNNLWRGRAFALAPTSDPGSPDANARGCRIPKSLVPVLDSYLRDLDDDLKLETVFGLSYNPVLCLQSIKFVRGLEEKEMKKGGLLVRHAGPVTQQSLVRLAGRGGVRLSWQEYRAGVLGWLEGEEVGQGGLPELMYNTMKNLMGARRGTEGGGGSSFSSLA is encoded by the exons ATGAGTTTGTCCCCTCCACCAGGCGACCGGCTTGACCAGCTTTTGGACGACTTGGAAACAG CATCCAAAATCCCGGCCAAACGACGCCAAACAAGCATCAAACCCACAGTCGAAAAGACCACATCACTTCTCTACGACCGAGGCGCTCTTCCAGATGACCTCATCCGTCTGGTCGACTTGTTAACCCAACACAATCACCTGGACCAGGCCAGTCTGTCGGCAATCACCCGCAACCTCTATCCTTTGGGAAAAGTCAGCGATGAAGTCCTTTTACGAATCGTCGGTGCCTTGGGCCACGGCCACCTCAAGCCATCGTTTCCCCTTCAGAGCCTGTTCCTGAAatggctggtgatggtgtacCACCTGTTGCAGAACCCAACCATCTTGTCACAGACATACGCCGTCTTGTTCAACCTTCTCGATTCGGCTGCCATCAG ACCGCAGCTGTGTCACCTTCTGGCGCTTATCACCAGGCGGAAGCATGTGCGACCATTTAGGATTCAGACCAT ACTGGCTCTTTCGCGACAGACTGGCGGTGACCCCAACTTGACTGGTCTGCTCAGGGTGTTCAAGAACTACTATCCAGAGATTATCGTGGGCGACATCACCAAGGGACGTGCGGCTGCTTTTAAACACCCAGATGTCCAGTGGAGGGAGCGGCTCAACGAGATTCAGCAACAGCATTTCGACCGGCATGAAGACGACGGGACCAGAAACGGCTTTGCTGTCAGTCATGCTTTGGGACGCCGGTTGAAGGGGGCGAGAGCTCTTATTCCCAACGTTCATACGCTACATGCCCACGAAACCTCGGTGACACTCGAGGAGTTTGACAGTGCCGAGGGGTTTGTCAACAGTCTCGAAAAGATCGAAATGCCCTCGCAGCTGGTTGCCGTCCTTGCAGACCCCTTGCTGCAGAAGTTTTTGTTGCTGCGGCCCAGTCAGGAGGCTTCGCAGCGCATAAGCAACTGGCTGATGGCGTGTGTGGGTGATGTGGCGAGCGGTGATACACACCCGTCATTCCTACTCGATATGGTAGAGGTGATTCGTGATTATGTCTTGAGTACCAAG GAATTATCTCCCGTTTTGATGGAATTCTTCCAAAGCTTCCTGCAGACATGGAACGGGTTAGACAAACGAGACATAGTCCTCGAGACCTTGAGCTACCTCCCCCTGCTTGACTTTACCG AATtatcccccctcttcaccctcctccaatctaagctcctcaacaacaccccccaatcccagCTCGCCCTGCTAACCTTTtacaccctcctcctaaaCAACTGGACGacccgcctcctctcccgacccgcctcctccctcccatcacaACCAgtcacctccatcccctccctcctcacccacgTCAACCCCCTCTGCCTAACTCTATCCCAATCCTCCCCTTCcgtctccacctccctcgccatcctaGACTTCTACACCGCCACAGGCAGAATctactcctcccccatcctcctcctccacatccccatTGCCATCCCCCCACCCTTGCTAGTCTACAACCTagccttctccccctccctaacCGTCCTATCCCGCCTCTGCTCCATCCTAACAGTCTATAAAATAGCCTGGGAGACCGTCATAACCAAGAAGACCTcccctcagcaacagcaacgaaAACCATCACAGGAAGAATGGTCCCAGATCAACATCTTCAACGGCTTCCTGATGGACATCTGCAACAACCTCTGGAGGGGACGTGCATTCGCCCTCGCACCAACATCCGACCCTGGCTCCCCCGACGCCAACGCCAGGGGTTGCCGCATACCGAAATCGCTTGTCCCTGTTTTGGACTCGTATCTCAGAGATCTAGACGATGATTTAAAGCTCGAGACTGTTTTTGGTCTGAGCTACAACCCGGTGCTTTGTCTGCAGAGTATCAAATTTGTGAGGGGgctggaagaaaaggaaatgaaaaagggggggctgTTGGTAAGGCATGCTGGGCCGGTGACGCAGCAGAGTTTGGTGAGActggctgggagggggggggtgagaCTCAGCTGGCAGGAGTACAGGGCGGGagtgttggggtggttggagggggaggaggtggggcAGGGGGGGTTGCCGGAGTTGATGTATAACACCATGAAGAATTTGATGGGGGCTAGACGGGGgacggagggagggggagggagttcGTTTTCCTCGCTGGCGTAG